Proteins encoded together in one Bacteroidota bacterium window:
- a CDS encoding DEAD/DEAH box helicase has translation MNFSDFKFHPSLLEGLESMGYTKPTPIQEQTIPIIQENNDIIACAQTGTGKTAAYLLPILDKLSSNKADTFKINTIILAPTRELALQIDQQLEGFSYFTNVSSLPLYGGGDGAGFDQQKKALTKGADVIVATPGKLLSHLNLGYVDTSELKHLILDEADRMLDMGFYDDIMKIINFLPKKRQTLLFSATMPPKINSLAIKILIDPKQVNIAISKPAAGITQQAYMAFNSQKIHLIQHLLKETVFTSIIIFSGSKALVKEIEITLKKLKLAVKSIHSDLDQTERENVLRDFKSRRLQVLVATDILSRGIDIEAIDLVINYDVPGSPEDYVHRIGRTARASNKGLAITFINEKDQQRFYRIEKLIETKIPKLALPEFLGDGPKYEPEKRVHHFKKPIRK, from the coding sequence AATACCAATTATACAAGAGAACAACGATATTATTGCATGTGCTCAAACCGGTACAGGTAAAACTGCTGCTTATTTGCTTCCCATACTAGATAAATTATCTTCGAACAAGGCAGATACATTTAAGATTAATACAATAATTTTAGCGCCAACCAGGGAACTTGCATTGCAAATAGATCAACAATTAGAAGGGTTTTCATATTTTACTAACGTGAGTTCACTTCCTCTTTATGGTGGTGGTGATGGAGCCGGATTTGATCAGCAGAAAAAAGCATTAACCAAGGGTGCAGACGTTATAGTTGCCACGCCTGGTAAATTACTTTCTCATTTAAATCTTGGTTATGTGGATACTTCTGAACTAAAACACCTTATCTTAGATGAGGCAGACCGCATGCTGGATATGGGATTTTATGATGATATTATGAAAATCATTAATTTTCTTCCTAAAAAAAGACAGACATTGTTATTTTCAGCCACAATGCCTCCAAAAATTAATTCTTTGGCAATTAAAATTTTAATTGACCCAAAACAAGTAAATATTGCTATTTCAAAACCAGCTGCAGGCATCACTCAGCAGGCTTATATGGCTTTTAACAGTCAAAAAATTCATTTGATTCAGCATTTACTTAAGGAAACTGTTTTTACCAGTATCATTATATTCTCAGGAAGTAAAGCCCTTGTTAAGGAAATAGAAATTACCCTGAAAAAACTAAAACTAGCAGTAAAATCAATCCATTCAGATTTAGATCAAACCGAGAGGGAAAATGTATTAAGAGATTTTAAGAGTAGAAGGCTTCAGGTACTTGTTGCCACTGATATTCTCTCACGGGGAATTGATATAGAGGCTATTGATTTGGTTATAAACTATGATGTTCCAGGTTCTCCGGAAGATTATGTTCATAGAATTGGACGAACAGCCCGGGCATCAAATAAAGGGCTTGCAATTACTTTTATCAATGAAAAAGACCAGCAAAGATTTTATAGAATTGAGAAATTAATAGAAACAAAAATACCTAAACTAGCTTTACCTGAATTTCTGGGAGATGGTCCCAAATATGAACCTGAAAAAAGAGTTCACCATTTTAAGAAACCCATACGCAAGTAA
- a CDS encoding MFS transporter, whose amino-acid sequence MKRVIQLYKNAYGGLSDAAWVLALVMLINRAGGMVIPFMSVYLTMELKFTVERTGIILSIFGLGSMAGSFLGGWLTDRFGQFHVQLTSLTLGGFMFLILGQITQFEFLAIWIFLLSMVTDSLRPANASSIALYARPENLTRAFSLNRMAINLGFSIGPALGGVLAAISYQWLFLGDGITCIFAGLLFFFFFRNRKTYKPVEQKKTATLSEKMNLKKSAWHDGRFLLFALCCMLFAIVLFQLFSTLPLYYREVYKMKESSIGILIGINGIIVFLFEMIIVYLIGNRFGYGKLIALGTLFIGVAMVMLNFSSSYWILYASMIVMSIAEILAMPFMVTYTIKRSSEKTRGSYMGLYSLSYASAFVIAPFLGTKTIVHLGYEWLWWLTGIIASIAALGFYLILKSDSGKTEEELKTTKESTVLTPAIDLSVQVL is encoded by the coding sequence ATGAAAAGAGTAATTCAATTGTATAAAAACGCTTATGGCGGTTTATCGGATGCAGCATGGGTACTTGCTTTGGTAATGCTGATTAACCGCGCCGGGGGAATGGTGATTCCATTTATGAGTGTTTATCTTACAATGGAACTTAAATTTACGGTAGAACGTACAGGTATAATCCTAAGTATTTTTGGCCTTGGATCTATGGCCGGGTCCTTTCTGGGAGGATGGCTAACTGATCGATTTGGACAATTTCATGTACAATTAACAAGCCTGACTTTAGGTGGTTTTATGTTCCTTATTTTGGGGCAAATCACCCAATTTGAATTTTTGGCAATTTGGATTTTCCTTTTAAGTATGGTTACAGACAGTTTACGGCCTGCAAATGCTTCTTCCATTGCACTTTATGCCCGGCCTGAAAACCTTACAAGGGCCTTTTCACTAAATCGCATGGCAATAAATTTAGGCTTTTCCATAGGTCCGGCCCTTGGGGGAGTTTTAGCAGCAATTTCATATCAGTGGCTTTTTCTTGGCGATGGAATTACCTGCATTTTTGCCGGCTTATTATTTTTCTTCTTTTTCAGAAACAGAAAAACCTATAAACCTGTGGAGCAAAAAAAAACAGCTACACTATCTGAAAAGATGAATTTAAAAAAATCTGCCTGGCATGATGGTAGATTTCTGCTTTTTGCCCTGTGCTGTATGCTTTTTGCAATTGTGTTATTTCAATTGTTTTCTACCCTTCCTCTTTATTACAGGGAAGTATACAAAATGAAGGAAAGTTCAATAGGAATACTAATTGGTATAAATGGAATTATTGTTTTTTTGTTTGAAATGATAATTGTTTATCTAATTGGGAATCGTTTTGGTTACGGGAAATTAATCGCATTGGGAACTCTATTTATTGGTGTTGCAATGGTAATGTTGAATTTTTCTTCTTCCTATTGGATACTTTATGCCTCTATGATTGTAATGAGTATTGCAGAAATATTAGCAATGCCTTTTATGGTAACTTATACAATAAAACGCTCGAGTGAAAAAACTCGGGGTTCATATATGGGTTTATATTCTCTTTCTTATGCCAGCGCATTTGTAATTGCACCATTTTTAGGAACAAAAACAATAGTTCATTTAGGGTATGAATGGCTTTGGTGGTTAACAGGAATTATTGCCTCTATTGCTGCTCTTGGATTTTATTTAATTTTGAAATCAGATTCAGGGAAAACAGAAGAGGAACTTAAAACTACTAAAGAATCAACAGTTTTAACACCAGCCATAGATCTTTCAGTTCAGGTTTTATAG
- a CDS encoding gliding motility-associated C-terminal domain-containing protein: MRIFLLLLFSFLFSKTYAEHKDNGSHSSDKNSRLTFIENKNQWNKNVQYKADIPGGFLYLEKNGFTLDFIDHQTFTNLRGHGHNSKLKSDATIAEAIKAHCIKTSFINSNSIVTLTGIENTQNYYNYFLGNDKAKWAGNVPGYNKILYNDIYNHIDLIVYSTQANLKYDFIVKPGGNPSQILVEYQGADKMQLKNGHLLIKTSVNEFTEQKPYAYQVFNGILKEVPCKYVLNEKQISYFFPLGYDITKELIIDPVLLFSTHSGSYSNNFGYTATFDSKGFLYAASTAFGNLYPVTPGAYDISFNSGNVDIAITKYDTSGTAIIYSTYLGGNGDELPHSLVVNSNQELFIYGTTGSANFPVTSGAYDNTFNGGPALSPNGLGVSFPSGSDIIVSRLNSNGSQLLASTYLGGSHNDGLNYTSNNTVNNILKYNYADEVRGEIDIDEQNNIYIVSCTRSINFPIVGNSFQPVYGGGDIDGVVVKMNNSLSSIIWSSFIGGNQHDAAYSLSLDSNNDIYIAGGTSSPNFPVTSTALQSTFQGGRSDGFILHVSKNGQTIINGTYYGSIAYDQTYFVELDKQNNIYVFGQTEASGNTFIYNALYSNPNSGQFISKITPQLDSLIFSTAFGTGSGGPNISPTAFLVDVCNKMYLSGWGGGTNNLNINFLYNNAGYTTGMQVTPDAFQSTTDGSDFYLMVLEDDASALVYGSFFGGSQSQEHVDGGTSRFDKKGKIYQTVCAGCGGNSDFPIYPNPGAVSPTNNSSCNSAVFKFDFNLPISIAGFDAPAPGCVPYTVQFVNNSTITGTSNYYWEFGDGNTSTDFNPIHEYLTTGLFNIMLVTYDIASCNLSDTVFAQVIVLSDTSYSLTPQTICGSGAVQIGLTPVNDPSITYHWSPATGLSDTAVANPFANPSQTAQYTLIMSNGICMDTISQTVNYYPELLNVTADTSVCGDAALLLVASTMGNYYQYIWSSNSTFTDTLNSPLSDSTLNISIANSTTYYIMALESGCVLKDSVKIQVFPDSTYVLNPLTLCGQGSIQIGLTPLNDTVTTYHWSPGISLTDSTLANPYALLNESAEFQLIILNGACIDTLTQVVNYFPNLLETSLDTFVCSPSSISIYASTFGNFSQYIWSSNSMFSDTLNNPLSDSTLSINVINSSTYYILASESVCNLLDSVSIQVYSDTTYSLSPLEICKGDTVNIGFLTVPGNVYTWNSSFGISDSTISYPQAWPIENSSYMLLSFDGFCTDTIYQSVNVVPVPDIQVTNDTTICRGNEITVFATTGGVYSQYIWSSNPSFSDTLNNSVADSFYTFIPLNDVTLYIGAFQSICVVMDSVKIYVLKDTMYSLPNVNLCFADSVQIGQIPSTDPTITYSWNPSTGLSNSSIPNPFASPGQSLMYELLISNGFCTDTIRQFVNVTSFNLFTVNDTTVCKGQSLQINAGTDIPGSSFHWSSNAGFTDTLNFVSNDGSLFVNPVQGSNMYYVKALLSGCEKQDSVRINNDEVKIQANSSGICFGDTAFLTAINLVSSQELSYSWSPVSMIIAGENTSTALASPSQSTAYSVTAENSSGCKASSLTTLSVSLLEPQTINASVSQDSILAGNSVLLQAMPTSGYTYQWNPHYGLNNSQVSAPVSTPFTTTTYTVTIADGPCYYSDSVTVYVYEIVCGAPNIFIPNAFTPNDDNKNDVLYVRGKYIDLIYFTVYNRWGEKVFETTDQSVGWDGVFKGMKADPGVFVYYLTATCLDGQNFFLKGNVTLIR; encoded by the coding sequence ATGCGCATTTTTTTATTGTTATTGTTCTCTTTTTTATTCAGCAAAACATATGCTGAACATAAGGATAATGGTTCTCATTCATCCGATAAAAATTCCCGTTTAACATTTATTGAAAATAAAAATCAATGGAATAAAAATGTGCAATACAAGGCAGATATTCCAGGAGGCTTTCTTTACCTGGAAAAAAACGGATTTACCTTGGATTTTATTGATCACCAAACTTTTACTAATCTAAGAGGGCATGGACATAATAGTAAATTAAAATCGGATGCCACAATTGCAGAAGCCATAAAAGCCCATTGCATTAAAACCTCCTTTATTAATTCCAATTCCATAGTTACACTTACTGGTATAGAAAACACCCAGAATTATTACAATTACTTTCTTGGAAATGATAAAGCCAAATGGGCTGGGAATGTTCCCGGCTACAATAAAATCCTATATAACGACATTTATAATCACATTGATTTAATAGTGTATTCAACCCAAGCTAATTTAAAATATGATTTTATTGTTAAACCAGGTGGGAATCCTTCCCAGATATTAGTTGAATACCAAGGTGCTGATAAAATGCAACTTAAAAATGGCCATTTATTGATAAAAACCTCGGTAAATGAATTTACAGAACAAAAACCTTATGCTTACCAGGTATTTAATGGTATTTTAAAAGAAGTTCCTTGTAAATATGTCTTAAATGAAAAACAAATAAGTTATTTCTTTCCTTTAGGATATGATATAACAAAAGAATTAATTATAGATCCGGTCCTACTATTTTCAACACATTCAGGTTCATATTCTAATAACTTTGGTTATACTGCCACTTTTGATTCCAAAGGCTTTTTATATGCCGCTAGTACTGCTTTTGGAAACTTGTATCCTGTTACTCCAGGTGCTTATGATATAAGTTTTAACTCAGGTAATGTGGATATCGCCATAACTAAATATGATACAAGCGGAACTGCAATAATTTATTCAACTTATTTAGGCGGTAATGGAGATGAATTGCCTCATAGCCTTGTGGTAAACAGCAACCAAGAATTGTTTATTTATGGGACAACAGGTTCTGCTAATTTTCCTGTTACTTCCGGGGCATATGACAATACTTTCAATGGAGGTCCCGCATTAAGTCCAAATGGATTAGGAGTTTCTTTTCCTTCAGGGTCAGATATTATTGTAAGTCGGCTGAATAGCAATGGATCTCAACTTTTAGCTTCTACATACTTAGGGGGATCACACAATGATGGTTTAAATTATACTTCCAATAATACTGTAAATAATATTTTAAAATACAACTATGCAGATGAAGTAAGAGGCGAAATTGATATAGATGAACAAAATAATATTTACATTGTTTCATGTACACGTTCAATAAATTTTCCTATTGTTGGGAATTCATTCCAGCCTGTTTATGGAGGAGGTGATATAGATGGCGTGGTTGTGAAAATGAACAATAGCCTGTCTTCAATTATTTGGAGTTCATTTATTGGAGGGAATCAACACGATGCAGCTTATTCACTTTCCCTGGATAGTAACAATGACATTTATATAGCTGGGGGAACCTCTTCTCCAAATTTTCCTGTCACTTCTACGGCTTTGCAAAGTACTTTTCAAGGGGGAAGATCGGATGGTTTTATTCTGCATGTTAGTAAAAATGGACAAACTATTATAAATGGAACCTACTATGGTTCTATTGCATATGATCAAACTTATTTTGTAGAACTTGATAAACAAAATAACATTTATGTTTTTGGTCAAACAGAGGCATCTGGAAATACATTTATTTATAATGCTTTATATTCTAATCCAAATAGTGGTCAATTTATTAGTAAAATAACCCCTCAACTGGATTCGCTAATTTTTTCTACTGCTTTTGGAACGGGCTCAGGAGGGCCTAATATTTCACCAACCGCTTTTCTTGTTGATGTTTGCAATAAAATGTATCTCTCAGGGTGGGGTGGAGGAACAAATAATTTGAATATTAATTTTTTATACAACAATGCAGGATATACAACAGGAATGCAGGTTACTCCTGATGCCTTTCAGTCTACAACAGACGGTAGTGATTTTTATTTAATGGTATTGGAAGATGATGCATCGGCCTTGGTTTATGGTAGCTTTTTTGGTGGATCACAATCACAGGAACATGTAGATGGAGGCACGAGTCGTTTTGATAAAAAAGGAAAAATTTATCAAACAGTTTGTGCAGGATGTGGAGGCAATTCTGATTTTCCTATTTATCCTAATCCAGGCGCTGTTTCCCCAACTAACAATAGCAGTTGCAACAGTGCGGTTTTTAAATTTGATTTTAATTTACCCATTTCAATTGCTGGTTTTGATGCTCCAGCACCCGGTTGTGTGCCCTACACAGTTCAATTTGTAAACAACAGCACTATTACCGGAACAAGTAATTATTACTGGGAATTTGGTGATGGAAATACTTCTACTGATTTTAATCCCATTCATGAATATTTAACAACAGGACTATTTAATATTATGCTTGTTACTTATGATATTGCTTCCTGCAACCTCTCAGATACTGTATTTGCCCAGGTAATTGTTTTATCAGATACTTCTTATTCACTTACTCCCCAAACCATTTGTGGTTCGGGAGCGGTTCAAATTGGTTTAACACCTGTTAATGATCCATCAATTACTTATCATTGGAGCCCTGCCACTGGATTGTCGGATACTGCCGTTGCAAATCCATTTGCTAATCCAAGTCAAACTGCCCAATATACCTTAATCATGTCTAATGGAATTTGCATGGATACCATTTCTCAAACAGTAAATTATTATCCTGAATTGTTGAATGTAACAGCAGATACATCTGTTTGTGGAGATGCTGCCCTATTGCTTGTTGCAAGTACAATGGGAAATTACTATCAATACATATGGTCAAGTAACAGTACTTTTACTGACACCCTGAATAGTCCCTTAAGCGATAGTACCCTAAATATTAGTATTGCTAATTCAACTACTTATTACATAATGGCTCTGGAATCTGGTTGTGTTTTGAAAGATAGCGTCAAAATCCAGGTTTTTCCGGATAGTACTTATGTTTTAAACCCACTAACTTTATGTGGTCAAGGATCAATCCAAATTGGACTTACACCTTTAAATGATACTGTTACAACCTATCATTGGAGCCCGGGAATAAGTCTTACAGATTCTACTCTTGCCAATCCCTACGCATTGCTTAATGAATCTGCAGAGTTTCAATTAATTATTTTGAATGGAGCTTGTATTGATACTTTAACACAGGTAGTTAATTATTTTCCTAACCTTTTGGAAACTTCTCTGGATACTTTTGTTTGCAGCCCTTCTAGTATTTCAATATATGCAAGTACTTTTGGAAATTTCAGCCAATATATTTGGTCCTCAAATTCTATGTTTTCTGACACATTGAATAATCCTTTAAGTGATAGTACTTTAAGCATAAATGTCATTAATTCATCAACATATTATATTTTGGCTTCTGAATCGGTATGCAATTTATTGGATAGTGTTTCTATACAAGTATATTCTGATACCACATACAGCTTAAGCCCATTAGAAATTTGTAAGGGCGATACAGTTAACATAGGATTTTTAACTGTACCAGGGAATGTATACACCTGGAATTCCTCCTTTGGAATAAGCGATAGTACCATTTCATATCCACAGGCATGGCCTATTGAAAATTCATCTTACATGCTTCTTTCATTTGATGGCTTTTGTACCGACACAATTTATCAATCAGTTAATGTTGTTCCGGTTCCGGATATTCAGGTAACCAACGATACAACAATTTGTAGGGGAAATGAAATTACGGTTTTTGCAACCACAGGAGGAGTTTACAGCCAATATATATGGTCAAGTAATCCTTCTTTTTCTGATACTCTTAACAATTCTGTTGCTGATAGTTTTTATACTTTTATTCCTTTAAATGATGTAACATTATATATTGGGGCATTTCAAAGTATTTGTGTTGTAATGGACAGTGTTAAAATTTATGTTTTAAAAGACACTATGTATTCATTGCCTAATGTAAATTTATGCTTTGCAGATTCAGTTCAAATTGGCCAAATACCCTCAACTGATCCCACAATTACTTATAGTTGGAATCCATCCACAGGATTAAGCAATTCAAGCATTCCCAATCCTTTTGCATCCCCTGGGCAGTCTTTGATGTATGAATTATTAATTTCAAATGGTTTCTGCACTGATACTATTCGTCAGTTTGTTAATGTAACCTCTTTCAATTTATTTACTGTAAATGATACAACTGTTTGTAAGGGTCAATCCCTACAAATTAATGCAGGAACTGATATTCCGGGCTCAAGTTTTCATTGGTCTTCCAATGCTGGTTTTACAGACACATTAAACTTTGTGTCTAATGATGGAAGTCTTTTTGTGAATCCTGTGCAGGGTTCTAATATGTATTATGTTAAAGCCCTTTTATCCGGATGTGAAAAACAGGATAGCGTAAGGATAAACAACGATGAAGTAAAAATACAGGCAAATTCTTCAGGAATATGTTTTGGTGATACCGCTTTTTTAACTGCAATTAATTTAGTTAGCAGCCAGGAGTTAAGTTATTCATGGAGTCCCGTTTCAATGATTATAGCGGGTGAAAACACCTCAACTGCCCTGGCGAGTCCTTCTCAATCCACTGCTTATTCTGTTACTGCAGAAAATTCTTCTGGTTGCAAAGCAAGTTCACTAACAACACTTTCTGTATCATTACTAGAGCCTCAAACAATTAATGCCTCTGTTTCACAAGATTCTATACTTGCTGGAAATTCAGTTTTACTGCAAGCCATGCCCACTTCAGGTTACACCTACCAATGGAACCCTCACTATGGTTTAAATAATAGCCAGGTTTCAGCCCCCGTTTCAACTCCCTTTACTACTACAACTTATACCGTAACAATTGCCGATGGACCATGTTATTATTCTGATTCAGTAACTGTTTATGTTTATGAAATCGTTTGTGGAGCACCAAACATATTTATTCCCAATGCTTTTACTCCCAATGATGATAATAAAAATGATGTTTTATATGTAAGAGGGAAGTATATCGATTTAATTTATTTTACTGTTTACAATCGATGGGGAGAAAAAGTTTTTGAAACAACAGATCAGTCAGTTGGCTGGGATGGAGTGTTTAAAGGCATGAAAGCAGATCCAGGTGTCTTTGTTTACTATCTTACAGCAACATGTTTGGATGGTCAGAATTTTTTCCTAAAGGGTAATGTTACTTTAATTCGATGA
- a CDS encoding PorP/SprF family type IX secretion system membrane protein, producing MKIRSFLLLILTGSFFGLHAQDIHYSQFISAPYNLNPALTGAFVGDARFTANQRTQWRSVTTPYQTFGGFVDMRNVAFKNFHPGISVYNDKAGDSQFGTFQLNISGAYSKKLGNYNRHRLTLGIQTGITQRKLDYNNLSFDNQYNGSSYDSDLSSGENFSRQSYMYFNLNSGIVYNYRINKKVEFNTGLAIFNINKPDQSLYDKEKIKLDRRYTLFLSADVVIASNRVNVLPSLLIMTQGTFREYLAGSSVKFTLQNNSGKYSALHFGSWLRMKDSGFILLGMDYDNVYVGLSYDFNYSNLVPASNYRGGFEVSVIYILRKFVPGKIKYKYCPGFI from the coding sequence ATGAAAATTCGATCTTTTCTATTGCTTATTTTAACCGGTTCATTTTTTGGATTACATGCTCAGGATATCCATTATTCTCAATTTATTTCTGCACCTTATAATCTTAACCCGGCTTTAACCGGAGCTTTTGTTGGTGATGCAAGATTCACTGCCAACCAAAGAACTCAATGGAGAAGTGTTACTACTCCATATCAAACTTTTGGCGGATTTGTGGATATGAGAAATGTAGCCTTCAAAAATTTCCATCCTGGTATATCAGTATACAACGATAAGGCTGGTGATTCACAATTTGGCACTTTTCAACTAAATATTTCAGGTGCATACTCTAAAAAACTTGGCAATTATAACAGGCATAGACTCACACTTGGAATTCAAACTGGAATTACCCAACGAAAACTAGATTACAATAATCTTTCCTTTGATAATCAATATAACGGATCATCCTATGATTCAGACCTTAGTAGTGGTGAAAATTTTTCCAGGCAAAGTTACATGTATTTTAATTTGAACTCCGGAATAGTCTACAATTACAGGATAAATAAAAAAGTAGAATTTAATACAGGTTTAGCAATATTTAATATTAATAAACCCGATCAATCCTTGTATGACAAAGAAAAAATAAAGCTTGACCGTAGGTATACACTTTTTTTAAGTGCAGATGTGGTAATTGCAAGCAACAGGGTTAATGTATTGCCATCGTTACTTATTATGACACAAGGAACTTTCAGGGAATATCTTGCAGGTTCATCTGTAAAATTCACCCTTCAAAATAATTCTGGAAAATATTCGGCACTGCATTTTGGAAGTTGGTTAAGAATGAAGGATTCAGGTTTTATTCTCCTTGGAATGGATTATGATAACGTATATGTTGGTCTTAGTTATGATTTTAATTATTCGAATCTAGTTCCAGCTAGCAATTACAGAGGAGGATTTGAAGTTTCAGTAATATATATACTAAGAAAATTTGTCCCTGGTAAGATAAAATACAAATATTGTCCAGGCTTTATTTAA
- a CDS encoding DUF1573 domain-containing protein, whose protein sequence is MIFPKLFVSLLFLLMVFSAFGQSQKKLIKYADKAFLEGDFYGASIYYKQAMDNDSSQIQLLYKYASSLRMLNEYESAEYYFEKVYKKDRGRELTETLFWLASMQKNNANYLQAKKNFKKLNSQYKKDKNNYFYKKSLKEQESCDYAMKPLINDSVVIENIGDPINSIHAEFSPFLFESDLYFSSLRISDTSTRSIVEPGELHYIKIYKQPFFSEISKDIEELDTIINSPGFHSANGTFSPDGKRFYFSRCSPDNKCKIYESKVEDGIHGISVELEDKINLPGFTSTQPSISGFDSDQEILLFVSDRNGGEGGLDIWYSMFKSGKFSTPVNAGKLVNSIENEVTPFYHTSSQTLYFSSSWHNGSGGMDIFKSQGVPGSFKEPENLGNPINSCANDLYFTIDSAGVSGFLASNRKGGHAAQGETCCNDIYHFQFPQTLIEQDSLPPTVYTTLEQINKYLPVTLYFHNDEPNPRTTDTITFKNYMKTYESYLGLKEQYKKEYSTGLKGVDIQEATEIIEVFFEDFVSKGVDDLEMFTRILFDVLKEGQQIELTVKGYASPLAKSDYNLKLTKRRISSLKNYLNEFENGIFKSFMDGTAENGGLLTLVEMPFGSFKANEMVSSNLQDLKNSVYSKAAAMERKIEIIAVSVKDSVKIRLDDLQEEKFAEIFVEDKIFNFGKINYGEVVEHTFLIKNTGDSDLIIYNASGSCGCTIPQWSKEPVLPGEQAAIKVKFDSKGKMGNQSNTVTLISNAVPNVTVLTVSAEVLLKK, encoded by the coding sequence ATGATTTTTCCTAAGCTATTTGTTTCCCTTCTGTTTTTATTAATGGTTTTTTCTGCCTTTGGCCAAAGTCAAAAAAAATTAATAAAGTATGCGGATAAGGCATTCCTGGAGGGTGATTTTTATGGTGCATCTATTTATTACAAGCAGGCAATGGATAATGATTCTTCTCAAATTCAACTTTTGTATAAATATGCAAGTTCTTTGAGAATGTTAAATGAATATGAATCTGCAGAATATTATTTTGAAAAGGTTTATAAAAAAGATCGTGGCAGGGAATTAACAGAAACTTTATTTTGGCTGGCTTCCATGCAAAAGAACAATGCCAATTATCTTCAAGCAAAGAAGAACTTTAAAAAATTAAACAGTCAGTATAAAAAGGATAAAAACAATTACTTTTACAAAAAATCATTAAAAGAACAGGAATCCTGCGATTATGCAATGAAGCCCTTGATTAATGATTCTGTTGTTATAGAAAACATTGGTGATCCAATTAATTCAATTCATGCAGAATTTAGTCCTTTTCTTTTTGAAAGCGATTTGTACTTTTCATCCTTAAGGATAAGTGATACAAGCACCAGGTCAATAGTTGAACCAGGGGAACTGCATTATATAAAAATTTACAAACAACCTTTTTTTAGTGAAATTTCAAAGGACATTGAGGAATTGGATACCATCATTAATTCGCCTGGCTTCCATAGTGCCAATGGGACATTCAGCCCGGATGGAAAAAGATTTTATTTTTCAAGATGTTCCCCGGATAATAAATGTAAAATTTATGAATCTAAAGTGGAAGATGGTATTCATGGTATTTCAGTTGAACTTGAAGATAAAATAAATTTACCCGGCTTTACATCCACACAACCTTCAATATCTGGGTTTGATTCTGATCAGGAAATCTTGCTTTTTGTATCAGATAGAAATGGGGGAGAGGGAGGCTTGGATATTTGGTATTCCATGTTTAAATCAGGAAAATTTTCAACACCAGTTAATGCAGGAAAATTGGTAAATTCAATTGAAAATGAGGTTACACCATTCTACCATACATCTTCCCAGACTCTTTATTTTAGTTCATCTTGGCACAATGGATCAGGAGGGATGGATATATTTAAATCACAGGGTGTGCCCGGAAGTTTTAAAGAACCTGAAAATCTTGGAAATCCAATTAATAGCTGTGCAAATGATTTGTATTTTACAATCGATTCCGCTGGTGTTTCAGGATTTTTAGCTTCAAATCGTAAAGGCGGGCATGCTGCACAAGGTGAAACCTGTTGCAATGATATTTACCATTTTCAGTTTCCCCAAACCCTTATTGAGCAGGATTCTCTTCCACCCACTGTTTATACAACTTTAGAACAAATTAATAAATATTTGCCTGTTACCTTATATTTTCATAATGATGAGCCAAATCCAAGAACAACAGATACTATCACCTTTAAAAATTACATGAAAACTTATGAATCCTATTTGGGGCTTAAAGAACAATATAAAAAAGAATACAGTACTGGATTAAAAGGTGTTGATATTCAGGAGGCTACTGAGATTATTGAAGTATTCTTTGAGGATTTTGTATCAAAAGGTGTAGATGATCTTGAAATGTTTACTCGAATTTTATTTGATGTATTAAAAGAAGGACAGCAAATTGAATTAACAGTTAAAGGTTATGCAAGTCCTCTTGCAAAGTCAGACTATAATTTAAAGTTGACAAAAAGAAGAATAAGTAGTCTAAAGAATTATTTAAATGAATTTGAAAATGGAATTTTCAAATCTTTTATGGATGGAACTGCGGAAAATGGAGGCTTACTAACACTTGTTGAAATGCCTTTTGGCTCGTTCAAGGCCAATGAAATGGTGAGCAGCAATTTGCAGGATCTTAAAAATTCAGTATACAGCAAAGCAGCAGCAATGGAACGAAAAATTGAAATTATTGCAGTATCTGTTAAAGATTCGGTAAAAATAAGATTAGATGATTTGCAAGAAGAAAAATTTGCGGAAATTTTTGTAGAGGATAAAATATTTAACTTTGGAAAAATTAATTACGGTGAAGTAGTGGAACATACTTTTCTCATTAAAAACACAGGCGATTCGGATTTAATTATTTACAATGCAAGCGGAAGTTGTGGTTGTACAATTCCTCAATGGAGTAAAGAACCTGTTCTCCCAGGTGAACAGGCTGCTATAAAAGTTAAGTTTGATTCAAAAGGGAAAATGGGAAATCAAAGCAATACCGTCACTTTAATAAGCAATGCGGTTCCCAATGTAACAGTACTAACTGTATCTGCAGAAGTGCTATTAAAGAAATAA